A stretch of Prionailurus bengalensis isolate Pbe53 chromosome E4, Fcat_Pben_1.1_paternal_pri, whole genome shotgun sequence DNA encodes these proteins:
- the SH2D1B gene encoding SH2 domain-containing protein 1B, with the protein MDFGDTKGLPMDLPCYHGPLSKKDCETLLLKDGVDGNFLIRDSESMPGVLCLCVSFKNFVYTYRIFKERRGFYNIQTVEGAPKKIFPDLKELISAFEKPNQGLVVHLVRPIKKTSSRLRWRRSQIKLDNIYGKNP; encoded by the exons ATGGATTTCGGGGATACCAAAGGGCTCCCCATGGATCTGCCTTGTTACCACGGCCCTCTGTCCAAGAAAGACTGCGAGACTTTGCTGCTCAAGGATGGGGTGGATGGCAACTTCCTGATAAGGGACAGCGAGTCCATGCCGGGAGTGCTGTGCCTCTGTGTCTC GTTTAAAAATTTCGTCTACACATACCGAATCTTCAAAGAGAGACGTGGGTTTTACAACATACAG ACCGTGGAAGGCGCTCCCAAGAAGATCTTTCCAGACCTAAAGGAATTGATCTCGGCATTTGAGAAACCAAATCAAGGGCTGGTGGTCCACCTTGTACGGCCAATAAAGAAAACCAGCTCCCGCCTGAGATGGAGACGGTCACAGATAAAGTTGGATAATATTTACGGTAAAAACCCTTAA